Proteins from one Parasteatoda tepidariorum isolate YZ-2023 chromosome 4, CAS_Ptep_4.0, whole genome shotgun sequence genomic window:
- the LOC107441926 gene encoding uncharacterized protein, with product MDERTLHPYLSPSPSLLLFAIKMASFFYTETCVSLFNKQIPSYLIEMGFLMLLIWACSVLCVSRIKKTYFTLLRLKKDPFSHIIELFVKDQDFWEKLSLSTMPLINQRLEFLKSRLFDEEMIKKLRHIFEERQNQVPNGDTIAPPRIRDEEETFTEEFDEMDMYHYILSEAFVFMAVRNCPFRYKTIRKLPTISTLIQRRWSAVTEKQIFHIMCIYAALEFKAGDFKMKKGKPPLLRTVMCAYCLAVMENRKKYWMMYGRSESELFKESFEDKIKDCCKHLEDLLVEYREQTFKISKVLLKYGPLKEDTVDEIFRHSVISKTDGCVDLEEKSVSDVKQCVKKPAFSSYYVKISILVLIFTFLNIFFKDNTYFQVSFQCFEKFQRFYEEDCRWFGFLSVLDFFPCIFYGYMADWRSLGIKRMGNFIVFRAKEVSFFSFKNLVRLSRNGISHFVNAMKYIFRGRRSDL from the exons ATGGATGAACGGACCCTGCATCCGTATTTGTCACCCTCTCCATCCCTGCTTCTTTTCGCTATAAAAATGGCGTCCTTCTTCTATACGGAGACGTGCGTCTCTTTGTTTAATAAACAGATCCCTAGCTATCTCATTGAAATGGGATTTCTCATGTTGTTAATATGGGCTTGTTCAGTACTGTGTGTCAGTAGAATAAAGAAGACGTATTTTACTCTTTTACGTTTGAAGAAAGATCCCTTCTCGCATATTATAGAACTCTTCGTTAAAG atcaAGACTTTTgggaaaaattatcattatcaaCCATGCCATTGATTAATCAACGATTAGAATTCCTGAAGAGCCGATTGTTTGATGAGGAAATGATAAAGAAACTGAGACATATATTTGAGGAGCGACAAAACCAAGTACCAAATGGTGATACCATCGCTCCTCCTAGAATTCGGGACGAAGAGGAAACATTCACTGAAGAATTTGATGAAATGGACAtgtatcattatattttatccgAAGCCTTCGTATTTATGGCGGTGCGCAATTGTCCATTTCGATACAAAACGATAAGGAAGCTGCCGACTATAAGCACTCTCATTCAAAGGCGTTGGTCTGCAGTAACTGAGAAGCAG atatttcacATAATGTGTATTTATGCTGCATTGGAGTTTAAAGCTGGtgatttcaaaatgaagaaaggCAAACCGCCATTATTACGTACAGTAATGTGTGCTTATTGTTTA GCCGTGatggaaaacagaaaaaaatactggATGATGTATGGAAGAAGTGAATCTGAACTATTTAAGGAATcatttgaagataaaataaaagattgctGCAAACATCTTGAGGATTTGCTTGTCGAATACCGGGAGCAAACATTTAAG atATCCAAAGTGTTGCTTAAATACGGACCACTGAAAGAAGATACAGTGGATGAAATATTTCGGCATTCTGTAATTTCTAAAACAGATGGCTGCGTTGATCTCGAAGAAAAAAGTGTTTCGGACGTAAAACAATGTGTTAAAAAACCAGCTTTCAGTTCTTACTAtgtaaaaatttcgattttggttttaatattcacttttttgaatatctttttcaaagataatacttattttcaagtttccttccaatgttttgaaaaatttcagcGATTTTATGAGGAAGATTGCAGATGGTTTGGCTTTTTATCGGTATTAGATTTTTTCCCGTGTATTTTTTATGGCTATATGGCCGATTGGCGAAGCTTAGGAATTAAGCGTATGGGTAACTTCATAGTTTTTCGTGCCAAAGAAgtttcgtttttctcttttaaaaatctggTTCGTTTGTCTCGGAATGGGATATCTCATTTTGTAAATGcgatgaaatatatatttcgagGAAGGAGATCTGATttgtaa